The Fusobacterium necrophorum subsp. necrophorum genome has a window encoding:
- a CDS encoding isoprenyl transferase: MSIEVPKHIAIIMDGNGRWAKKRGLPRTLGHREGARTLQKILKYAGEIGIQYLTVYAFSTENWNRSEEEVSALMKLFSKYMKKEEKNLMKNNVRFLVSGRKDKVSEALLKEIEALEEKTSQNTGITFHIAFNYGGRAEIVDAVNRLLQEKKESISEEDISSRLYQRLPDPELIIRTSGEFRISNFLLWQLAYAEIYVTDTLWPDFEERDLNLALENFQKRERRFGGVYEK, encoded by the coding sequence ATGTCAATAGAAGTTCCGAAACATATTGCCATTATTATGGATGGTAATGGACGATGGGCAAAAAAAAGAGGACTACCAAGAACCTTGGGGCATCGAGAAGGAGCCAGAACGCTACAAAAAATATTGAAGTACGCAGGAGAGATTGGAATTCAATATCTCACAGTATACGCTTTTTCGACGGAGAATTGGAATCGTTCCGAAGAGGAAGTATCGGCTCTCATGAAGTTGTTTTCGAAGTACATGAAAAAGGAAGAAAAAAATTTGATGAAAAATAATGTTCGCTTTTTAGTGTCCGGAAGAAAGGATAAAGTATCTGAGGCTCTTTTGAAAGAAATCGAAGCTTTGGAAGAAAAAACTTCTCAAAATACAGGAATTACCTTTCATATTGCATTTAACTACGGAGGAAGAGCAGAAATTGTGGATGCGGTGAATCGTTTGTTACAAGAAAAAAAGGAAAGCATTTCCGAAGAGGATATTTCTTCTCGTTTATACCAAAGGTTACCAGATCCAGAACTTATCATTCGAACGAGCGGAGAGTTTCGAATTTCCAATTTTTTACTTTGGCAATTGGCCTATGCTGAAATTTATGTTACAGATACCTTGTGGCCGGATTTTGAGGAAAGAGATTTGAACCTAGCACTAGAAAATTTTCAAAAAAGAGAACGCCGTTTTGGAGGAGTTTATGAAAAGTAG
- the frr gene encoding ribosome recycling factor, with protein MTTGKEVIQECESKMKKTVEATKEKFTSIRAGRASVAMLDTIKVEQYGSEMPLNQVATVSAPEARLLVIDPWDKTMISKIEKAILAANLGMNPNNDGRVVRLVMPELTAERRKEYVKLAKKEAENGKIAVRNIRKDMNTALKKIEKDKESGMSEDELKRFEAEVQALTDKTIKELDELLAKKEKEITTV; from the coding sequence ATGACAACAGGAAAAGAAGTTATTCAAGAATGTGAAAGTAAAATGAAAAAAACTGTGGAAGCGACAAAAGAAAAATTCACGTCCATTCGTGCCGGAAGAGCAAGTGTCGCTATGTTGGATACTATTAAAGTAGAACAATACGGATCGGAGATGCCTTTAAACCAAGTTGCAACAGTATCTGCACCGGAAGCCAGATTATTAGTCATTGATCCTTGGGATAAAACGATGATTTCTAAAATTGAAAAGGCAATTTTAGCGGCTAATTTAGGAATGAATCCGAATAATGACGGAAGAGTAGTTCGATTGGTTATGCCTGAATTAACAGCGGAAAGAAGAAAAGAATATGTAAAATTGGCAAAAAAAGAAGCCGAAAATGGAAAAATTGCCGTTCGAAATATTCGAAAAGATATGAACACCGCTTTAAAAAAGATTGAAAAAGATAAAGAAAGTGGTATGTCAGAGGATGAATTGAAGAGATTTGAAGCAGAGGTACAAGCTTTAACGGATAAAACAATTAAAGAGTTGGACGAATTACTGGCAAAAAAAGAAAAAGAAATTACAACGGTATAA
- the pyrH gene encoding UMP kinase, translating to MEKPCYQKVLLKLSGEALMGEQEFGISSEVINSYAMQIKEIVDLGVQVSIVIGGGNIFRGLSGAEQGVDRVTGDHMGMLATVINSLALQNAMEKIGLATRVQTAIEMPKVAEPFIKRKAQRHLEKGRVVIFGAGTGNPYFTTDTAAALRAIEMNTDVVIKATKVDGVYDRDPVKYPDAIKYETITYTEVLNKDLKVMDATAISLCRENKLPIVVFNSLVPGNLKKVILGEKIGTTVVAE from the coding sequence ATGGAAAAACCTTGTTATCAAAAAGTCTTATTAAAGTTGAGTGGAGAGGCCTTAATGGGGGAACAGGAATTTGGAATTTCTTCCGAAGTCATCAATTCTTATGCTATGCAAATTAAAGAAATTGTTGATTTAGGAGTGCAAGTTTCTATTGTGATTGGAGGCGGAAATATTTTTCGAGGACTTTCAGGAGCAGAACAAGGGGTGGATCGAGTCACAGGAGATCATATGGGGATGTTGGCAACGGTCATTAACTCTTTGGCTTTACAAAATGCAATGGAAAAAATAGGACTGGCAACAAGAGTACAAACTGCAATTGAGATGCCTAAAGTTGCAGAACCTTTTATCAAAAGAAAGGCACAAAGACATTTAGAAAAAGGTAGAGTTGTTATTTTTGGAGCAGGGACAGGAAATCCATATTTCACAACGGATACAGCTGCGGCACTACGTGCTATTGAAATGAATACAGATGTGGTTATCAAGGCAACCAAGGTAGATGGTGTTTATGATAGAGATCCCGTGAAATATCCGGACGCCATCAAATATGAAACAATAACCTATACGGAAGTATTAAATAAGGATTTAAAAGTGATGGATGCAACGGCAATTTCTTTATGTAGAGAAAATAAATTGCCGATTGTGGTATTTAATTCTTTGGTACCCGGAAATTTAAAGAAAGTCATTTTAGGAGAGAAAATTGGAACTACCGTTGTAGCGGAGTAA
- the tsf gene encoding translation elongation factor Ts has product MAAITAGLVKELRERTGAGMLDCKKALEQHDGDIEKAIDYLREKGIAKAVKKAGRIAAEGLIFDGVTVDHKKAVVLEFNSETDFVAKNEEFKNFGKALVQIALDKNINTIEALKAAEYEAGKTVEAALTELIAKIGENMNLRRIHETVAKDGFVETYSHLGGKLGVIVEMTGEATEANLHKAKDIAMHAAAMDPKYLCQEEVTAADLEHEKEIARKQLEEEGKPAQIIEKILIGKMNKFYEENCLVNQIFVKAENKETVGQYAGDLKVLSFTRYKVGDGIEKKEEDFAAEVAAQIKG; this is encoded by the coding sequence ATGGCAGCAATTACAGCTGGTTTAGTAAAAGAATTAAGAGAAAGAACAGGAGCCGGAATGCTTGATTGTAAAAAAGCATTGGAGCAACATGACGGAGATATTGAAAAAGCCATTGACTATTTACGAGAAAAAGGAATTGCAAAAGCAGTAAAGAAAGCTGGAAGAATTGCGGCAGAAGGATTGATTTTCGACGGGGTTACCGTAGATCATAAAAAAGCTGTTGTATTGGAATTTAACTCTGAAACAGACTTCGTCGCAAAAAACGAAGAATTTAAAAATTTTGGAAAAGCATTGGTACAAATCGCTTTGGATAAAAATATCAATACCATTGAAGCACTAAAAGCAGCAGAATATGAGGCTGGAAAAACAGTGGAAGCTGCTTTGACAGAATTGATTGCGAAGATTGGAGAAAACATGAATTTAAGAAGAATTCATGAAACAGTTGCAAAAGATGGATTTGTAGAAACTTATTCTCACTTAGGTGGAAAATTAGGGGTTATCGTAGAAATGACTGGAGAAGCAACAGAAGCAAATCTTCACAAAGCAAAAGATATTGCGATGCATGCGGCAGCAATGGATCCGAAATATCTATGTCAAGAAGAAGTGACGGCAGCTGATTTGGAACATGAAAAAGAAATTGCGAGAAAGCAATTGGAAGAAGAAGGAAAACCTGCTCAAATTATTGAAAAAATCTTAATTGGAAAAATGAACAAATTCTATGAAGAAAATTGTTTAGTGAATCAAATTTTCGTAAAAGCAGAAAATAAAGAAACTGTTGGACAATATGCAGGAGATTTAAAAGTACTTTCTTTCACAAGATATAAAGTGGGAGATGGAATCGAAAAGAAAGAAGAAGATTTCGCCGCAGAAGTTGCAGCTCAAATCAAAGGATAG